The stretch of DNA AAGATCCACACACTAAATCTTTAAAGCCCGAAATTGTTAAAGTGCGTAAAAGAGTTTATAATCCGCAGGTTGCTGCAAAATATGGAATTAAAGTAGGAGAGGGATTTGAAGTAGTTAAATAACATTAATTCATGTACTAGACATTAACCTAATTGCCGTTTGTTAAAGCAAGCGGCAATTCTTTTGAAAACCATAACAGATAATTCGCAATTCCCCCTTTACTTTGCCGTTTTAACACCCCTCGAAATAGTTCCTTTCTTAACAATTTAGCCTTAACAAATTTTAGTTAACAATTTAAAATAAACGCTATGAAAAAGGACAAATTAATTTTCTGGATCGCAACTGGTTTCATCTTTTTATTCGATGCTTTAATGCCAGCTCTTACTTCTCACACGGAGATCGCAAAAGAAGGAATTAGACATTTAGGTTACCCAGATTACTTCCGAATTCAATTAACAGTTTTTAAAGTTATGGGTGGATTGTTGTTGGTATTACCATCAATTCCTTCAAGGGTTAAAGAATGGGTTTATGCCGGCTTTGGCATTTCATTAATTTCTGCATGTGTTGGACATTGGGTGGTTGATGGATTCGGTTTTCAAACAGTTTTCCCAATAATTGTATTAGGTGTTTTAGCTGTTTCTTACATTTACTATCATAAACTCAATG from Solitalea canadensis DSM 3403 encodes:
- a CDS encoding DoxX family protein; this translates as MKKDKLIFWIATGFIFLFDALMPALTSHTEIAKEGIRHLGYPDYFRIQLTVFKVMGGLLLVLPSIPSRVKEWVYAGFGISLISACVGHWVVDGFGFQTVFPIIVLGVLAVSYIYYHKLNEKQIHPSFQYK